ACACAAACACCAGGAATGCATTTGGCATAGGACATGAATCAATTTCACATTCTTCCTGTCTGGTTTAACTGATGACTCTGAACTCGCAGCCAGAACAACAGATACGTAGATTAAAATTCAATATATACTGAAGCACATTCTCCATTATCAGCTTTTGCAATATTTATTAACAGTCATGAAGGTGATTTTCTCTTGGTCCCTTCTGGCAGAGGAAGTGGCAGCAAAGATGATGATCTAAGCTCTGCCTTCACACTGTTCACCTTCAGCTCTCAAATTTTCAGGTACATCAGCACATATCTTGCTCACCACTCTGCTTTCCGTAAAGCTGCAGTCTGTACAAAGTCTCTCACGCAggttttgcagaagaaaacacaattttGGTTCTACTGCTTATGTATGTGTACTGTGTCATGCAGAAGCTGCttgaagcagaaggaaatagTGAGCCAGCAGCATGAGCCTGTGCCAGTACaactttaattttcaaatttttgctCACTACAAGTCAACCATTTTCAAGTTCTTACTGTAACTTCTATATTTTTTGCACAATGTGAAACTGAGCTCTATCTCAGCTGTTATTAATGTGGTTCTTCCCAAAAGCTAgaacacagcagctgctttggcATCTTGCTGTTGAAAGGAGTGATGGATGGCAAGAGAGAATCTCAAAGTGGTACTGCAGGATGCCCTTCCCCATGTttccatgtgatttttttttgtctgcttacCAGTAAAAGATGGTTGAGACAAAGTTTTCCTATGTTGAAAGTACAAGGCACTGATGGGCACAGTTGTTTTAAAGCTGACAAAGTCACATTTAGCCCTACATGAAGATCATAGAAAAGCAAACTGGGTTTGTGTGTTattccttaaaaaagaaaagctacagAGTCAACCGTCTCCAAAATGCTCTTTATAGATCCTTCCCTTAGACCTGCTGCACTTTGCCAAAAGCCTGTTTCTTCAGTGCTATATTTaagccctgtgctggcactgcaggagctctctgcacCTGAGAACAGGAGGGTGGCTCACCTGGCCCTGTGACTGGCACAGGAACAACAGCCTCAGGCTGCAGCACTTCTGATCCCTGCACAAGGCCCTCAGGACTCGGTGTCTGGGGTCTACGAGGGGCTGTGGTGCAGCCAGGCCAGCTATAATGTTTGAGAACTgcacctttttattttattttttttttaagtaaaaccTTTAAATAATTAGTAGTAATTAAAAGCAGAGAGcgaagctttatttttttctcactgtaatTCTAGAATTATGAAGTTATCTTTTGTCCCCAGACCATAATATCTTTTTTACCAGTGTTGGTGAAAGGAGAGGTGCAAGCTTTGCCTCATCCGTGTGTGAGGATCAAACCCCAGAAATGTGTAATGCTAAAGGAGAGAGAATTCAAGTTCATGGATGTGTCGGTCTCTCAGAAAAGGCTGAAGTAACCTCTGCATCAGAAGGCTCCTCTTCAGCTGCTGAGCAGGCCACTTCCATCCCTCCCAGGGGGCACAGTCAGACTCTACTGCACAGTTACCTACTTGAACAAAATATAACCTGGTTGTATTTATTTTAGCCAAGCTGTTGCAGGTCCACTAGTGCTCTTAAACCATCTCTGTAGCTGACACAAAACAGTGCTTAAGCCCTTCAGCATTCAGGATTACAAGAAACTAATTTCATCACCAAAATTCAGCAGCATAGAGATGATAGAAAGTGCATCAACCCCCTTCATATTCTTTTGAAACACTTTCAAGTGTTACATAAATAAGCAAGAGAAATCAGTCACAAAGAACCCATCTCAGCCCACTCCAAGCAGCATTCCCCCATTACAGAGTACATTCAGTAGGAAATTAGTTCACATGGAGTTTTAAGCCGTTAGATGCTGAACCACCACCAAGTTTCactgggaggaggcagcagttACCACGtagtccagtctttttttttttttttctttctttcagctgtTTGTTTTCACAAGCAGAGAACATGTGTCACTTCCTAGAAAGCAGTTAACAAAGGTCTTCTCCAGGTGGCATGTGTGGTACACCTGGCGATGGTGCTTAGTCCAAAGGCTCCTATTAGTGACTCCACCCATACAGCCAACATCAAGAGGAGTTCTCAGTTTTTCCTTTACTTGGGCCCATGAACTCCAGGCCCTCAATGGGTATGTCCTTTTCCTTGATTGctttctgaaaagaagaaaaagaaaaccaaataattaAATTCAGCACTTCCTTATAGGGCTACATGATGTTATCTTTGGTACAaaacacagaaccacagaatcaggCTGTAAAacacctctgagatcatcaggtccaacctGTGACCCGTGAGTAACAGCACCATGTCAACCAGACCTTGGCCGTGCCCAGGCTCTCCTTAAACACTGACtacaccacctccctgggcagcccactGCAACGTCTGATcgccctttctgtgaaaaaattcctcctaatgtccaacctaaacctccctgctgcagcttaAATCTGTAACCGCTTGTCCTAACGCTTGTTGCCTGAATAGGAATCATGTAAAAACACAAGTGATCTAGGGAAAGTAATCTTAAAGGCTGGTTTGAATAAAGCTTCAGTGTTCGAGTTGCTGAAGGACGTACTGAGAACTCCCTGAACTACAGTCGGTTTAACAGAAACGTGCGGCAGCCTCTGCACACCAGCCTTAAGAAGTCAAGTACAATAAAAATAGGAGACGCCTGTAAAATATTCCACGTAATGACCGACAGACGCAGGGCGAGAGAAGCCCAGAGCTGCGTGTGGGGTCACCGGTGAGGCCTGAGGCGGCCCTGGGGCAGCGGGCCGGCGGTAGGAAGGGCCAGCGCGGGGGAAGGACGCTCGGGGCACGGAGGGAAGGAGGCCCGGGCCGGACGCACCTGCACGCAGAGCTGGTAGCGCTTGAAGAGCTGCCCGCAGGGGTCGCCGGCGCTGTCGCCCTTGAGGAACTTCTCGGCGAACCAGCGGTTGAAGCACTGGTCGTACTCGCGCTTCAGCTCGGTGCACGCCTCACCCACGCTGTTCATcgcggcggccgcgccgggacgggccgggccgggcgcgccGCTCCGTGACGCGCATCCGGCGCGCCGGCGGCGCCACGCGATGCGCGCGCTGCTCCTCGGGCGGTGGCtccgcgccgggccgggccccccGCGCGTCCCCCCGCGCCCGGAGAGCCGGCACCGCGGGAACGGCGGGAACGGCGGGCACGGACCGCTCCGGGTAACGCCGCACGCACCGCTCCGGGCAGCGCCAACAGCGCAGAACACCGGCTGAGTTCCCAGTAGAGGGACAGCAAGCAGCGGGTCCCTGCCGGTGGCCTGGATTTGatgaccttaaaggtcttttccagccttaacgATTTTAGGGCTCTTTGTAAACTCCGGTTTTGACGTGTAacaattttctaattaaaagaaaGTAGCACGATTAAACTTGTtaatttttgacttttttttttttttttggtccgTATTGATGCCTTTGTACAGCAGAAGGTGTCGGTGGAAGTGCTGGACCACTTGGAGCACCTGGCCCTGGTGGATTTCCGGGATTCGGAGGGCGTGGAGCGGCTGCACAAAGCGATCCAGTTTGCTGATCAGCTTCATGAAGTAAACACCGACGGCGTGGAACTGATGGATTCAGTGCTGGAGGACAGGTGGTGAACCGCAGCAGCCTCCTTTTATCTGCTAATGCATCAAACTGTTTGTTCTGGGACCTTTATTCCCTGGGAATCACCATGTGTGTGGCCCCTTTGCTCAAAACGTCTTCCCGTGGTTCTGTGTGGGAGAAGGGTGTCATTGGTATGTGTAATTTTTATGTGTGAGCAAAGCAAAGGTGAACTTTAGTTCTTTAATCTGTCTTAATTGTCACACTGCTCCCCAGATGCCTGCCAGTGCCATTCTTGGGTGCTTCAAAATGTTCCAGTACTTGTCTCAGAGCTTATTTAAGAGACCAAAACCGGATTTAGAGATAAGCCACCCTTCCTACCTCATATTCACAGAACAGCTTAAAGGCAACCAGTAATCTTTGTCTTTCAGGTGTCTGTATCTCAGAGAAGATGATGTGACAGAAGGCAACTGCACCAAAGAACTGCTGGAAAATGCCAGAGAGAAAGTGGAGGAGTATTTTGTAGCTCCACCAGGTATTGACTTGCTTACAAAAATCTCTTAATTTCACCTGAATTAACTTGAAGAAAATAACCTGCCACAGCTGCATTTACTTTCAGAAATACTAGTCAATAATAGGGAGCACTAAAAGAAATGACTGTAGCCATCTGTGTAAAACAATGTGCAGTTTATTAGTCCAGaagcagcacaggggctggcCTGACTCTGAACTTACTGCACATGTTGAGAAATTCCTTACAGGAATTCAGGCAGGACTTTCCTGACTTTCTCAGGCTATTTAGGCAGCCTGTACACGGAGTAAACTGGAGAAGCACTTCCATGCCAAGGTGTCCTGCCCACAAGGTAACTTACAGCTGGtcttgttttatgttttctctcAGGTAACATCCCTTTACCAAAGCTGGAAGAACGAGAGACTTTTCTGCAGGGCTCTTAGTGACAGCCCAGAGCCTAAATGCCCTTTGAGTATT
The nucleotide sequence above comes from Vidua macroura isolate BioBank_ID:100142 chromosome 18, ASM2450914v1, whole genome shotgun sequence. Encoded proteins:
- the TRIAP1 gene encoding TP53-regulated inhibitor of apoptosis 1, whose protein sequence is MNSVGEACTELKREYDQCFNRWFAEKFLKGDSAGDPCGQLFKRYQLCVQKAIKEKDIPIEGLEFMGPSKGKTENSS
- the GATC gene encoding glutamyl-tRNA(Gln) amidotransferase subunit C, mitochondrial is translated as MRALLLGRWLRAGPGPPRVPPRPESRHRGNGGNGGHGPLRQKVSVEVLDHLEHLALVDFRDSEGVERLHKAIQFADQLHEVNTDGVELMDSVLEDRCLYLREDDVTEGNCTKELLENAREKVEEYFVAPPGNIPLPKLEERETFLQGS